In one Myxocyprinus asiaticus isolate MX2 ecotype Aquarium Trade chromosome 1, UBuf_Myxa_2, whole genome shotgun sequence genomic region, the following are encoded:
- the LOC127431829 gene encoding troponin I, fast skeletal muscle-like, whose protein sequence is MSEKKMTSSRRHNLKSLVLAIAKDLLIAEEKQAAEDRIQYMEEKCPALSLPGSVQELQDLCKQLHQKIDAVDEERYDMAAKVTKSDKEIDDLKIKVQDLKGKFKKPALKKVRMSADAMLQALLGSKHKVSMDLRANLKQVKKEVKEEDKEAVGDWRKNIEDKAGMGGRKKMFESEA, encoded by the exons ATGTCTGA AAAAAAGATGACCTCAAGCCGCCGGCATAATCTCAAG AGTTTGGTGCTGGCAATAGCAAAGGATCTGCTGATAGCTGAGGAAAAGCAGGCAGCAGAGGATAGAATTCAATATATGGAAGAGAAAtgccctgctctctctctcccaggcTCTGTGCAAGAACTACAG GATCTGTGCAAACAGCTCCATCAGAAGATCGATGCAGTGGATGAGGAGAGATATGACATGGCTGCCAAAGTAACTAAGAGTGACAAAGAG ATTGATGATCTGAAGATAAAGGTTCAGGACCTGAAAGGTAAATTCAAGAAACCTGCTCTGAAGAAGGTGCGCATGTCTGCTGATGCCATGCTGCAGGCACTGCTGGGCTCCAAACACAAGGTGTCCATGGACCTGAGAGCCAACCTCAAACAAGTCAAGAAGGAGGTCAAGGAGGAG GATAAGGAGGCTGTGGGTGACTGGCGTAAGAATATTGAAGATAAGGCTGGCATGGGCGGCAGGAAGAAGATGTTTGAATCCGAGGCTTAA